GGGCCGCATCGCGCGGCCCGCCCGCCGTGTCTCCGCCATCCGTCCACCCGATCAGTGGAACTGCTCGGCCTCCGTGGAGCCGGCGAGCGCCGCGGTGGACGCCTCGCCGCCCGAGAGCGTCTGGAGCACCTGGTCGAAGTACCCCGTCCCCACCTCGCGCTGGTGCCTGGTGGCGGTGTAGCCGGCCTCCTCCAGCGCGAACTCCTCGTCCTGCAGCCGTACGTAGGCCGGCATCCCCTCGCGGGCGTAGCCCTGCGCCAGCTTGAAGGTCTCCAGGTTGATCAGGTGCCACCCGGCCAGGGTGATGAACTGGAACCGGTACCCCATGGCCCCCAGCTCGCGCTGGAACTTCGCGATGGTGGCGGCGTCCAGCTTGCGGCTCCAGTTGAAGGAGGGGGAGCAGTTGTAGGCCAGCATCTTCCCCGGGTGCTCCTTCCGGATCGCCTCGGCGAAGGTGCGGGCCTCGTCCAGGTCCGGCGTGGAGGTCTCGCACCAGACCAGGTCCGCCAGGGGGGCGTACGAGAGCCCCCGGGCGATGGCCGAATCCAGCCCGCTCCGCACCCGGTAGTACCCCTCGGCGGTGCGCTCGCCAGTCAGGAACTCCCGGTCGCGCTCGTCCACGTCGCTGGTGAGCAGGGTGGCCGCGTTGGCGTCAGTGCGCGCGACCAGCCAGGTGGGGACGTCCAGGACGTCCGCCGCCAGCCGCGCCGCCGAGAGGGTGCGGACGAACTGGCTGGTGGGGACCAGCACCTTGCCGCCCAGGTGGCCGCACTTCTTCTCCGCGGCGAGCTGGTCCTCGAAGTGGACCCCGGCGGCGCCGGCCTCGATCATCCCCTTCATCAGCTCGTAGGCGTTCAGCGGCCCGCCGAACCCGGCCTCCGCGTCCGCCACGATCGGCACCATCCAGTGCCGCCCCGCGTTCCCCTCGCTCCACTCGATCTGGTCGGCGCGGAGCAGGGCGTTGTTGAGCCGCCGCACCACGGCGGGGACGCTGTTGGCGGGGTAGAGGCTCTGGTCCGGGTAGGTGTGGCCGGCCAGGTTCATGTCGCCCGCCACCTGCCACCCGCTCAGGTAGATGGCCTGCAGCCCCGCCCTGACCATCTGCACCGCCTGCGCGCCGGTGAGCGCCCCGAAGGTGCGGACGAAGTCCTCGCTCTCCAAGAGCTCGGCGAGCCGCTCCGCGCCCAGGCGGGCCAGCGTGTGCTCCACGCGGACCGAGCCCCGCAGCCGCACCACCTCCTCCGCCGTGTACGGGCGGGTGATCCCCTCCCAGCGCGGCTCCACCGCCCACCGGCTCTCCAGCTCCCGCACCTGCGTCTCGAAGTCCTGGTTCATTTCGTCCTCGTGTCTTTTTCGGTTCGGTTCAGCGGTCCCAGGTCAGGCACTCCGTGCAGGCGCCTACTTCAGCCGGGCGTACGCGGGGAGCGTCAGGAACGGGGTGAACTCCCCGTCCAGCACCAGCTCGTCCAGCAGCTCCACCGCGTCCTCCAGGCAGCGCGTGTCCTCGCGCTCGGCGCGGAGCGCTGCCATCTCCTCGTCCCGGATGGCGCAGTACA
The window above is part of the Longimicrobiaceae bacterium genome. Proteins encoded here:
- the aceA gene encoding isocitrate lyase, whose translation is MNQDFETQVRELESRWAVEPRWEGITRPYTAEEVVRLRGSVRVEHTLARLGAERLAELLESEDFVRTFGALTGAQAVQMVRAGLQAIYLSGWQVAGDMNLAGHTYPDQSLYPANSVPAVVRRLNNALLRADQIEWSEGNAGRHWMVPIVADAEAGFGGPLNAYELMKGMIEAGAAGVHFEDQLAAEKKCGHLGGKVLVPTSQFVRTLSAARLAADVLDVPTWLVARTDANAATLLTSDVDERDREFLTGERTAEGYYRVRSGLDSAIARGLSYAPLADLVWCETSTPDLDEARTFAEAIRKEHPGKMLAYNCSPSFNWSRKLDAATIAKFQRELGAMGYRFQFITLAGWHLINLETFKLAQGYAREGMPAYVRLQDEEFALEEAGYTATRHQREVGTGYFDQVLQTLSGGEASTAALAGSTEAEQFH